One stretch of Streptomyces peucetius DNA includes these proteins:
- a CDS encoding metallopeptidase TldD-related protein: MSPRTSKPHEIVERALELSTADGCVVIADEQSSANLRWAGNALTTNGVTRGRTLTVIATVDGSQGTASGVVSRSAVTADDIEPLVRAAEAAARGAGPAEDAQPLVEGTPASPGFADAPAETTSAVFADFAPALGEAFARARAGGRELYGFANHEMTSTYIGTSTGLRLRHDQPNGTLELNAKSPDRTRSAWAGISTRDFNDVDPAAMDADLARRLGWAGRRIELPAGRYETLLPPTAVADLLVYQMWSSAARDAAEGRTVFSKPGGGTRVGETLSPLPLTLRSDPHEPGLESAPFVIAHSSGDDASVFDNGLPITPTDWVRDGKLEHLVTTRHSAGLTGLPVAPGAGNLILDGGGERSLEEMVAGTARGLLLTCLWYIREVDPATLLLTGLTRDGVYLVENGEVVGEVNNFRFNESPVDLLTRASEAGRTERTLPREWGDWFTRAAMPALRVPHFNMSSVSQGV; this comes from the coding sequence ATGAGCCCCCGGACCAGCAAGCCCCACGAGATCGTCGAGCGGGCGCTCGAGCTGTCCACCGCCGACGGCTGTGTCGTCATCGCCGACGAGCAGTCCTCCGCCAATCTGCGCTGGGCCGGCAACGCGCTGACCACCAACGGCGTCACCCGGGGCCGTACCCTCACCGTGATCGCGACCGTCGACGGCTCCCAGGGCACCGCGTCGGGTGTGGTGTCCCGTTCCGCGGTGACCGCCGACGACATCGAGCCGCTGGTGCGGGCCGCAGAAGCGGCGGCGCGCGGCGCCGGGCCGGCGGAGGACGCCCAGCCGCTGGTGGAGGGCACCCCGGCGTCCCCCGGCTTCGCGGACGCCCCGGCGGAGACGACCTCCGCCGTGTTCGCGGACTTCGCCCCGGCGCTCGGCGAGGCGTTCGCCCGGGCCCGGGCGGGCGGCCGCGAGCTGTACGGCTTCGCCAACCACGAGATGACCTCCACCTACATCGGCACCTCCACGGGCCTGCGGCTGCGGCACGACCAGCCGAACGGCACCCTCGAGCTGAACGCCAAGTCCCCGGACCGTACGCGCTCGGCCTGGGCGGGCATCTCGACCCGGGACTTCAACGACGTCGACCCGGCCGCGATGGACGCCGACCTGGCGCGGCGCCTGGGCTGGGCGGGGCGCCGAATCGAGCTGCCCGCCGGCCGGTACGAGACGCTGCTGCCGCCGACCGCGGTGGCCGACCTGCTGGTGTACCAGATGTGGTCGTCCGCGGCCCGGGACGCGGCGGAGGGCCGTACCGTCTTCTCCAAGCCCGGTGGCGGCACCCGCGTCGGCGAGACACTGTCCCCGCTGCCGCTGACGCTGCGCAGCGACCCGCACGAGCCGGGTCTCGAGTCGGCCCCGTTCGTGATCGCGCACTCCTCCGGCGACGACGCGTCCGTCTTCGACAACGGCCTGCCGATCACGCCGACGGACTGGGTGCGCGACGGGAAGCTGGAGCATCTGGTCACCACCCGGCACTCCGCCGGTCTGACCGGCCTGCCGGTGGCACCGGGCGCGGGGAACCTGATCCTGGACGGCGGCGGTGAGCGCTCGCTGGAGGAGATGGTGGCCGGCACCGCACGGGGTCTGCTGCTGACGTGCCTCTGGTACATCCGTGAGGTGGATCCGGCGACGCTGCTGCTGACCGGCCTGACCAGGGACGGCGTCTATCTCGTGGAGAACGGGGAGGTCGTCGGCGAGGTGAACAACTTCCGTTTCAACGAGTCGCCCGTCGACCTGCTCACGAGGGCCTCCGAGGCCGGGCGGACCGAGAGGACGCTGCCGCGCGAATGGGGCGACTGGTTCACCCGGGCCGCGATGCCCGCGCTGCGGGTGCCGCATTTCAATATGAGTTCGGTCAGCCAGGGCGTATAA